One Phycisphaerae bacterium RAS2 DNA window includes the following coding sequences:
- the rmlA gene encoding Glucose-1-phosphate thymidylyltransferase: MLKGVVLAGGTGSRLLPLTKVTNKHLLPVGRKPMIFHPIEKLRGAGIEEILIVSGVEHMGDMVELLGSGREFGVRFTYKIQDEAGGIAQALGLAEHFCAGGRLAVILGDNIFEDDLASEAAAYRAQQRGARLLLKQVPDPHRFGVADVVGDKIVSIEEKPKSPRSHFAVTGIYFFDAAVFDIIRTLKPSGRGELEITDVNNAYLKRGELTFGTLRGWWSDAGTFESLARVQQLVMGSGA; encoded by the coding sequence ATGCTTAAGGGCGTCGTACTCGCGGGCGGGACCGGCAGCCGGCTCTTGCCGCTCACCAAGGTGACGAACAAGCACCTGCTGCCCGTCGGCCGCAAGCCGATGATCTTTCACCCGATTGAGAAGCTGCGCGGCGCGGGCATCGAAGAGATACTGATCGTCTCGGGCGTAGAGCACATGGGCGACATGGTCGAGCTGCTCGGCTCGGGGCGCGAGTTTGGCGTGCGATTCACGTACAAGATTCAGGACGAGGCCGGCGGCATCGCGCAGGCGCTGGGTCTTGCGGAGCATTTCTGCGCCGGCGGGCGGCTGGCGGTGATCCTCGGCGACAATATCTTTGAGGACGACCTGGCGAGCGAAGCGGCGGCCTATCGCGCGCAGCAGCGGGGGGCGCGCTTGCTCCTGAAGCAAGTGCCCGATCCGCATCGGTTCGGGGTGGCGGACGTCGTAGGTGACAAGATCGTGTCCATCGAGGAGAAGCCGAAGTCGCCCAGGTCGCACTTCGCGGTGACGGGGATTTACTTTTTCGACGCCGCGGTGTTCGACATCATTCGCACGCTGAAGCCGTCTGGCCGCGGCGAGCTGGAAATCACCGACGTGAACAATGCCTATCTGAAGCGCGGGGAATTGACGTTCGGAACGCTACGCGGCTGGTGGAGCGACGCGGGGACGTTTGAGAGCCTCGCGCGCGTGCAGCAACTCGTGATGGGGAGTGGAGCGTGA
- a CDS encoding Cysteine dioxygenase type I — translation MANSRTSDKYTLKRLLLKLDECHGPVRPADLFSALERFRPAAGELSKYQAFHRGKYRRNLIHTGPGYQAWLLCWKRGQFSPIHDHTGSACGVRVIQGVATETPYRKRRDGRLVRGRAKTHPTGTVIASIDADIHAMGCLPDAANDLISLHIYSPALTGMKFYSEDLVVKVTPSRRRRIATAPAATLRVAERTTKRPLAGAGRPSRARRA, via the coding sequence GTGGCGAATTCAAGAACCAGCGACAAGTACACTCTTAAAAGACTCCTATTGAAGCTTGATGAGTGTCACGGCCCGGTGCGGCCGGCCGATCTCTTCTCGGCATTGGAACGATTTCGGCCCGCGGCAGGGGAACTTTCCAAGTACCAGGCCTTTCATCGGGGAAAGTACCGGCGGAATCTCATTCACACCGGCCCGGGCTATCAGGCATGGCTGCTTTGCTGGAAGCGAGGGCAGTTCAGCCCGATCCACGATCACACTGGTTCGGCCTGCGGCGTGCGCGTCATTCAGGGTGTTGCGACCGAAACCCCCTATCGCAAGCGGCGCGACGGGCGGTTGGTGCGCGGCCGAGCAAAAACTCATCCGACCGGTACCGTCATCGCATCAATCGATGCCGACATTCATGCGATGGGCTGCCTTCCTGATGCGGCGAACGATCTCATCTCGCTCCACATCTATTCGCCCGCTCTCACTGGAATGAAGTTCTACTCCGAGGATCTTGTCGTGAAAGTGACCCCCAGCCGCCGTCGCAGGATTGCGACCGCACCCGCCGCGACGTTGCGGGTTGCCGAACGCACCACCAAGCGACCGCTCGCCGGAGCCGGCCGCCCGTCCCGGGCGCGGCGGGCTTGA
- the tuaD gene encoding UDP-glucose 6-dehydrogenase: protein MKITVVGTGYVGLVTGVCLADTGNHVVGLDIDPDKVARLSRGECTIFEPGLTDLLVTNLTAGRFKLTTNLVEAVQHAEVIFICIGTPPKADGSADLSYIEKAVQDIARAVNRKVILVMKSTVPVGTGQWVESLVAPLARHPITVISNPEFLKEGTAVNDFQKPDRVVIGTEDEDAAAVMKQLYQPFVRNNNPVIVVRRAASEMVKYTANCYLATRISFINHIANICEKLGIDVNEVRQGVGYDVRIGSHFMYPGIGYGGSCFPKDVQALAHVARQAGADGELLEMVHAINERQKSLLADRIRAHFGDKLAGKTFAVWGIAFKPRTDDIREAPALRIIEILLGAGAKVRAADPKSLDNLRKEFGDKIAYCGDAYDALTGADALAICTEWNEYRTPDFERIKSSLKSPVIFDGRNLYDPAYLKRLGFTYYSIGRPTVKG from the coding sequence GTGAAGATCACCGTCGTCGGAACCGGATACGTCGGCCTTGTCACCGGTGTCTGCCTTGCGGACACGGGCAACCACGTCGTGGGGCTGGACATCGACCCGGACAAGGTCGCGCGGTTATCGCGTGGTGAGTGCACGATCTTCGAGCCGGGGCTGACCGATCTGCTGGTCACGAATCTGACCGCCGGGCGATTCAAACTCACGACGAATCTGGTCGAGGCCGTTCAGCATGCCGAAGTGATCTTCATTTGCATCGGCACGCCGCCGAAGGCCGACGGCTCGGCCGATCTGTCGTACATCGAGAAGGCCGTGCAGGACATCGCGCGGGCGGTGAACAGGAAGGTCATCCTCGTGATGAAGTCGACGGTGCCGGTGGGGACGGGCCAATGGGTGGAGAGCCTCGTCGCGCCGCTGGCCCGGCACCCGATCACGGTCATCAGCAATCCGGAGTTCCTCAAAGAGGGCACGGCGGTCAACGATTTTCAGAAGCCCGATCGCGTCGTCATCGGCACCGAGGACGAAGACGCGGCGGCCGTCATGAAGCAGTTGTATCAGCCGTTCGTGCGGAACAACAATCCGGTCATCGTCGTGCGCCGGGCGGCGTCGGAGATGGTGAAGTACACGGCGAACTGTTACCTCGCCACGCGCATCAGCTTCATCAATCACATCGCCAACATCTGCGAGAAACTCGGGATCGACGTGAACGAAGTGCGCCAGGGCGTCGGCTACGACGTGCGTATCGGTTCACACTTCATGTACCCCGGCATCGGCTACGGCGGAAGCTGCTTCCCGAAGGACGTGCAGGCGCTGGCACACGTCGCCCGGCAGGCCGGCGCGGACGGCGAACTGCTTGAGATGGTGCACGCGATCAACGAGCGGCAGAAGTCGTTGCTCGCGGATCGGATTCGCGCGCACTTTGGAGACAAGCTCGCGGGCAAGACCTTCGCCGTGTGGGGCATTGCGTTCAAACCGCGCACGGACGACATCCGCGAGGCGCCGGCATTGCGGATCATTGAGATTCTGCTTGGGGCGGGGGCGAAGGTTCGCGCGGCCGATCCGAAGTCGCTGGACAATCTGCGCAAGGAGTTCGGCGACAAGATCGCATACTGCGGAGACGCCTACGACGCGCTGACGGGAGCCGATGCACTGGCGATCTGCACCGAGTGGAACGAGTATCGCACGCCGGACTTCGAGCGGATCAAGTCGTCGCTCAAGTCACCGGTCATCTTCGACGGGCGCAATCTGTACGACCCGGCTTACCTCAAGCGGCTGGGGTTCACGTACTACTCAATCGGCCGCCCGACAGTGAAGGGCTGA
- the nnr_2 gene encoding Bifunctional NAD(P)H-hydrate repair enzyme Nnr, translating into MSNELVLSREQVRRVDQRAIEAYGVPGIVLMENAGRGAAEIIRAACPSAQRVLIACGPGNNGGDGFVIARHLANAGWMVELLLACPADRITGDAQGNHEIIRRMNLPCAVMADARDLEAANDRFATADVIVDALLGTGASGPPREPIASLIRAINEAHRRVSAQPAPSVFAVDIPSGLDCDTGEAANPTVRADHTITFVARKIGFRNPAARDLLGRVHVVDIGAPRAAIQDALTGKSG; encoded by the coding sequence ATGAGCAACGAACTTGTTCTTTCTCGCGAGCAGGTACGGCGAGTCGATCAACGCGCGATCGAAGCCTACGGCGTTCCCGGCATCGTGCTGATGGAGAACGCCGGGCGCGGGGCGGCGGAGATCATCCGCGCAGCGTGTCCCTCCGCGCAGCGCGTGCTCATCGCCTGCGGCCCGGGCAACAACGGCGGAGATGGTTTCGTCATCGCGCGCCACCTTGCCAACGCGGGATGGATGGTTGAACTGCTGCTCGCCTGCCCGGCGGATCGCATCACCGGCGACGCGCAGGGCAACCACGAAATCATTCGTCGCATGAACCTGCCGTGCGCCGTGATGGCTGACGCGAGAGACCTCGAGGCCGCGAACGATCGCTTCGCAACCGCCGACGTGATCGTCGATGCATTGCTCGGCACCGGCGCGAGCGGCCCTCCGCGGGAGCCGATCGCATCGCTCATTCGCGCGATCAACGAAGCGCATCGGCGCGTCTCTGCGCAGCCGGCGCCCTCCGTCTTCGCCGTAGACATCCCCTCCGGTCTTGATTGTGACACCGGCGAGGCGGCGAACCCGACCGTTCGCGCGGATCACACCATCACGTTTGTCGCCCGGAAGATCGGCTTCAGAAATCCGGCCGCAAGAGACTTGCTTGGCCGCGTGCATGTTGTTGACATCGGTGCGCCGCGCGCGGCGATTCAGGACGCTTTGACGGGCAAGTCCGGATGA
- a CDS encoding esterase: MQSSLEITVGRQKIAACLHRPDPGKSAVAAPVVVCCHGLTGTRVGSSYRYVTLARRLVAENIACLRFDFRGCGESDGRFEDVTAASLQEDLLAVMAAVDHLPNCDPTCVGMIGSSFGAFTISMCANRIPSLRSLVFLAPVADPAALIARDMSEAAWSLVRKQGWIDHHGQKLGAGFLDSLPTENGPARLAPWMRPLLIYHGSQDHAVPPEQGQAYETVARARGVEAKFVSVESADHGMRTVLATEQIIEGSVAWLRRFLHPDLPVKAS, encoded by the coding sequence ATGCAAAGCAGTCTGGAGATCACCGTCGGGCGGCAAAAGATCGCCGCCTGTCTGCACCGGCCCGACCCCGGCAAGTCGGCCGTCGCCGCGCCGGTCGTCGTCTGCTGTCACGGCCTGACCGGCACGCGTGTCGGGTCGTCCTATCGGTATGTGACGCTGGCCCGTCGGCTCGTCGCGGAGAACATCGCCTGTCTGCGGTTCGACTTTCGCGGCTGTGGTGAGAGCGACGGTCGCTTTGAGGATGTCACGGCGGCGTCGCTGCAGGAGGACTTGCTCGCCGTCATGGCCGCCGTTGATCACCTGCCGAACTGCGACCCGACCTGCGTCGGCATGATCGGCAGCAGCTTCGGTGCGTTCACAATCTCCATGTGCGCCAATCGCATTCCCAGTTTGCGGAGTCTCGTGTTCCTCGCGCCGGTGGCCGATCCGGCCGCGCTGATCGCGCGCGACATGAGCGAGGCCGCCTGGTCGCTCGTGCGGAAGCAGGGCTGGATCGATCATCACGGGCAGAAACTTGGCGCGGGCTTTCTGGACTCGCTGCCGACGGAGAACGGGCCGGCGCGCCTCGCGCCGTGGATGAGGCCGTTGTTGATCTATCACGGCAGCCAGGACCATGCCGTGCCGCCGGAGCAGGGTCAGGCGTACGAGACCGTGGCGCGAGCGAGGGGGGTCGAGGCGAAGTTCGTTTCAGTGGAGTCCGCCGATCACGGCATGCGCACGGTCTTGGCGACCGAGCAGATCATCGAGGGCAGCGTGGCATGGCTGCGGCGGTTTCTTCATCCGGACTTGCCCGTCAAAGCGTCCTGA
- the pdxJ gene encoding Pyridoxine 5'-phosphate synthase: MEIETRRRSSIMWGTMAQLGVNIDHVATVRQARRTDEPDPVWAAVEAQLGGAACITFHLREDRRHIIDRDVPALKEVVNVKLNMEMAIAPEIVDIAIRNRPTQCTLVPERREEITTEGGLDVVGLGPRLKSVVDRLRGAGIVCSAYIEPVADQIRASADMGFEAIELWTGGYANAKSPADRQKRLADLQAGLELGLGSRLEVHAGHGLTYRNVAPVAAMRGFCEFNIGHSIIARAIFTGLRAAVSEMNQLLLQHSPKE, translated from the coding sequence GTGGAAATTGAGACCCGCCGCCGTTCATCTATAATGTGGGGGACCATGGCACAACTTGGCGTCAACATTGATCACGTGGCGACCGTCCGCCAAGCCCGGCGCACCGATGAGCCTGACCCGGTTTGGGCGGCCGTCGAGGCCCAGCTGGGCGGTGCGGCTTGCATCACCTTCCACCTGCGCGAGGACCGGCGACACATCATCGACCGCGACGTGCCCGCGCTGAAGGAAGTCGTCAACGTCAAGCTGAACATGGAAATGGCTATCGCCCCGGAGATTGTGGACATCGCCATCCGCAATCGCCCCACGCAGTGCACGCTCGTGCCCGAGCGGCGCGAGGAGATCACCACCGAAGGCGGGTTGGACGTGGTGGGCCTCGGCCCGCGGCTCAAGAGCGTCGTCGATCGGCTGCGCGGCGCGGGCATCGTCTGCAGCGCGTACATCGAGCCGGTTGCCGATCAGATCCGCGCCTCGGCCGACATGGGTTTCGAAGCGATTGAGCTTTGGACCGGAGGCTATGCCAACGCAAAATCGCCGGCCGACCGGCAGAAGCGCCTCGCCGACTTGCAGGCGGGGCTGGAGCTGGGATTGGGATCGCGGCTGGAGGTCCACGCCGGGCACGGCCTGACCTATCGCAACGTCGCGCCGGTTGCGGCGATGCGGGGCTTTTGCGAATTCAACATCGGCCATAGCATCATCGCGCGAGCGATCTTCACCGGGCTTCGCGCGGCCGTCAGCGAGATGAACCAACTGCTGTTGCAGCACAGCCCGAAGGAATAG
- a CDS encoding Tetratricopeptide repeat protein encodes MAAGDRRARAAGAGRVSEVNRNDGPAAASDSAMQGMARRIGWGLFIATLLVYGASLRFDFMRLDDFQYVVDNPRVREPSLDGLKAFFTEVLHPQTVDGYYQPLTMASLMLDSLVAGRPDAGPGLFHFTNILIHAFNAMLVFALLRTVLSLHRAPTGAAEGGEPLFAPAFAAAIFALHPAQVEAVCWIAQRKTVLATFFAILSIHSYLRHGARRGGGVAWTACGWYALATLAKPTTVLLPLVCPLLDRWPLRNRIAPHLTSKWPFAAWMVVTAWVAWESQASAPDALAVPSAQSWAVTLRLGGLIAYNLMLYLGNLVWPMHLSPYRAIPEDLTFANPAIIAGVACAASIGLLVLAARRRWPPLFSGLVAFLLLLSPTLGGIRFTGTCVADRFLYLPVIFLLMPLTVLLWHGDLFMRRRSGAFRMAVALTLVPFIILTRAQQNVWADAKAFYSHVTLSSPRQGKLFMHLATISLDEEDAAEALRLSSRAAELLPTDSEVWGVYGLALRKCGRPQESVMAIRRALEIGLGRNQSRGWIELAKSHAHLGEFDGVRAALREAAARGRDAAEVLAEVADEAMHRAKRADLALALYRESVASDPTNATVTWNLGTALIAMGRPTEALECYERALVLRRQAGLSTAELDATVAQLRSRATTQSTATSAPASAPAANRP; translated from the coding sequence ATGGCTGCCGGCGACCGGCGCGCGAGGGCGGCAGGGGCAGGGCGCGTGAGTGAAGTGAATCGCAACGATGGGCCGGCGGCCGCCTCGGACTCGGCCATGCAAGGCATGGCGCGGCGCATCGGCTGGGGGCTGTTCATCGCCACGCTGCTCGTTTATGGCGCGAGTTTGCGGTTTGACTTCATGCGACTGGATGACTTCCAGTACGTCGTGGACAACCCGCGCGTGCGCGAGCCTTCGCTCGACGGGTTGAAGGCGTTTTTTACCGAAGTGCTCCATCCGCAGACCGTCGATGGCTACTACCAGCCGCTGACGATGGCCTCGCTGATGCTTGATTCGCTCGTCGCCGGTCGCCCCGACGCCGGACCGGGTTTGTTTCACTTTACCAATATCCTGATCCACGCCTTCAACGCGATGCTGGTCTTTGCCCTGCTGCGAACGGTCCTGTCGCTCCACCGCGCGCCGACCGGTGCGGCGGAAGGCGGGGAACCGCTCTTCGCGCCGGCCTTCGCGGCGGCGATTTTCGCGCTGCATCCGGCACAAGTCGAAGCGGTCTGCTGGATCGCGCAGCGCAAGACCGTGCTGGCGACGTTTTTCGCGATCCTTTCGATTCACAGCTACCTGCGGCACGGCGCGCGACGCGGCGGCGGGGTCGCATGGACCGCCTGCGGGTGGTACGCCCTCGCGACGCTCGCAAAACCGACAACGGTCTTGTTGCCGCTGGTCTGCCCGCTGCTGGATCGCTGGCCGCTGCGAAACCGGATCGCGCCGCATCTGACATCGAAGTGGCCCTTTGCCGCGTGGATGGTTGTAACGGCCTGGGTCGCGTGGGAGTCACAGGCGTCGGCGCCCGACGCGCTCGCCGTGCCGTCGGCCCAGAGCTGGGCGGTGACGCTGCGCCTTGGCGGATTGATCGCGTACAACCTCATGCTCTATCTGGGCAATCTCGTCTGGCCGATGCACCTGTCGCCCTATCGCGCCATTCCCGAGGATCTGACTTTTGCCAATCCTGCGATCATCGCGGGGGTCGCCTGCGCGGCGTCAATTGGCTTGCTCGTGCTGGCGGCGCGCCGGCGCTGGCCGCCGCTGTTCAGCGGGCTGGTCGCGTTTCTGTTGTTGCTCTCACCGACGCTGGGCGGGATTCGCTTCACCGGCACCTGCGTCGCGGATCGATTTCTCTATCTTCCGGTTATCTTTCTCCTGATGCCGCTGACGGTCCTGCTTTGGCATGGCGACTTGTTCATGCGCCGGCGAAGCGGCGCTTTTCGAATGGCGGTTGCGCTCACGCTCGTCCCATTCATCATTCTCACGCGGGCCCAGCAAAACGTGTGGGCCGATGCAAAGGCGTTCTACTCGCACGTGACGCTTTCATCACCGCGACAGGGAAAGCTGTTCATGCATCTGGCGACGATCTCGCTTGACGAGGAAGACGCCGCCGAAGCGCTGCGACTTTCCTCCCGCGCCGCCGAACTGCTTCCGACCGACAGCGAAGTCTGGGGCGTGTACGGCCTTGCGCTGCGAAAGTGCGGCCGCCCACAGGAGAGCGTGATGGCGATCCGTCGCGCGCTGGAGATCGGGCTGGGGCGAAATCAGTCGCGCGGCTGGATCGAGTTGGCCAAGTCGCACGCGCACCTGGGCGAGTTTGATGGCGTGCGCGCCGCCTTGCGCGAAGCCGCCGCACGCGGGCGCGACGCGGCGGAGGTCCTGGCCGAGGTGGCGGACGAAGCCATGCACCGCGCGAAACGCGCGGACCTCGCGCTGGCGCTGTACCGCGAGTCGGTCGCATCCGACCCGACCAACGCCACCGTCACCTGGAACCTCGGCACGGCCCTGATTGCAATGGGGCGTCCGACCGAAGCGCTGGAGTGCTATGAACGCGCCCTCGTGCTGCGTCGGCAGGCGGGGCTTTCCACGGCGGAGCTGGACGCAACGGTGGCACAACTTCGATCAAGGGCAACGACGCAATCCACCGCAACCTCCGCGCCGGCCAGCGCCCCGGCCGCGAATCGACCATGA
- a CDS encoding dTDP-4-dehydrorhamnose 3,5-epimerase, with protein sequence MSRSTPDSADSSPLRVVHHDEGLLVRGRSGLIEGVAARRAKVIPDERGRLGEILRADDPWFTKFGQVYFTTTYPGVVKAWHYHKLQTDHFYCVRGTIKLALYDARTDSKTRGEVNEVYLSEHLPALVRVPPGVYHGWMCVSDNEAMVINVTTECYNYAQPDEFRAAPHGGEIPYVWARRDG encoded by the coding sequence ATGTCCCGCAGCACGCCTGATTCTGCCGATTCCTCGCCTCTGCGAGTTGTCCACCACGATGAGGGCCTTTTGGTTCGAGGCCGGTCGGGGCTGATTGAGGGAGTCGCTGCCCGCCGGGCGAAGGTCATCCCTGATGAACGCGGCCGCCTGGGGGAGATTCTACGGGCCGATGACCCGTGGTTCACCAAGTTCGGGCAGGTTTACTTTACGACCACTTACCCTGGTGTCGTGAAGGCCTGGCATTACCACAAGCTTCAAACGGACCATTTTTACTGCGTGCGCGGAACGATCAAGCTCGCTTTGTACGATGCCCGCACGGATTCCAAGACGCGCGGCGAAGTGAATGAGGTCTATTTGAGCGAACACCTGCCCGCGCTGGTGCGCGTACCGCCCGGTGTGTACCACGGGTGGATGTGCGTGTCCGACAACGAGGCGATGGTGATCAATGTCACCACCGAGTGCTACAACTACGCGCAGCCCGATGAATTTCGCGCGGCTCCGCACGGCGGTGAGATTCCGTACGTCTGGGCGCGCCGCGACGGATGA
- the rfbB gene encoding dTDP-glucose 4,6-dehydratase — MSGANDGHVPGSSHHSASGGEALAPRGVMVTGGAGFIGSNFVRMLLKGELGDGPVARVVNVDALTYAGNLENLADVAGDARHTFIRADICDTDAMTAACRAHGVEAIINFAAESHVDRSITGPHAFVKTNVEGTLSLLLAARDAGVKRFVQISTDEVYGSLGETGAFTEDTSLDPHSPYSASKAGADHLVLAFGTTYGLPVQITRCSNNYGPFQFPEKMIPLMIHNARQDKPLPVYGDGRNVRDWIHVEDHCRAIWAVLTRGRTQRVYNIGGSGERGGGGRGSCERSNLEVVRAILAAMGKPESFLTFVKDRPGHDFRYAIDSSRVRAETGWKPAVDFETGLTRTIEWYLGNSSWLDHVTSGAYQKYYEQMYAGR, encoded by the coding sequence GTGAGCGGCGCGAACGATGGCCACGTGCCGGGTTCGTCGCACCATTCCGCGAGCGGAGGCGAGGCGCTTGCTCCGCGCGGGGTTATGGTGACCGGCGGGGCGGGTTTCATCGGTTCGAACTTCGTGCGGATGCTGCTGAAGGGAGAATTGGGCGACGGGCCGGTCGCGCGCGTGGTGAATGTCGATGCGCTGACGTATGCGGGCAACCTTGAGAATCTGGCGGACGTGGCCGGCGACGCGCGGCACACGTTCATTCGTGCGGACATCTGCGACACCGACGCCATGACGGCCGCCTGCCGCGCGCACGGCGTCGAGGCGATCATCAACTTCGCTGCCGAAAGCCACGTCGATCGGTCGATCACCGGGCCGCACGCCTTTGTTAAGACAAACGTCGAAGGCACGCTGTCGCTGCTGCTGGCGGCGCGCGATGCGGGCGTGAAGCGCTTCGTGCAGATCAGCACCGACGAAGTCTACGGCTCGCTCGGCGAGACGGGCGCCTTCACCGAGGACACGTCGCTCGATCCGCACTCGCCCTACAGCGCGTCGAAGGCCGGGGCCGATCATCTGGTGCTCGCCTTCGGCACGACGTACGGTCTGCCCGTGCAGATCACGCGCTGCTCGAACAACTACGGGCCGTTTCAGTTCCCCGAGAAAATGATCCCGCTGATGATCCACAACGCGCGGCAGGACAAACCGCTGCCGGTCTATGGCGACGGGCGGAACGTGCGCGACTGGATTCACGTGGAGGATCATTGCCGGGCGATCTGGGCCGTGCTGACGCGCGGGCGGACGCAGCGGGTGTACAACATCGGCGGGAGCGGCGAGCGCGGGGGTGGTGGGCGCGGAAGCTGTGAGCGGTCGAATCTGGAGGTCGTGCGGGCGATTCTGGCGGCGATGGGCAAGCCGGAAAGCTTTTTGACGTTTGTCAAAGATCGGCCGGGGCACGATTTTCGCTATGCGATTGATTCCTCGCGCGTGCGCGCCGAGACGGGGTGGAAGCCGGCGGTGGATTTTGAAACGGGCCTGACGCGAACGATTGAGTGGTATTTGGGCAATTCGTCGTGGCTGGACCACGTCACGAGCGGGGCGTATCAGAAGTATTACGAGCAGATGTACGCGGGGCGGTAG
- the dapA gene encoding 4-hydroxy-tetrahydrodipicolinate synthase, whose amino-acid sequence MFKGTYVALVTPFADGAVDFRALDELVDYVIAGGVSGLVPCGTTGESPTLSDEEQAQIIAAVVKRARGRVPVLAGAGSNCTEHALALAQAAMKAGATGVMIVSPYYNRPSPRGLYQHFSYLASALGAPMVLYNIPGRTGVEISIETIARLRADHSNIVAVKHATGSIDGASELAAASDIAILSGDDTLTASLMAVGAVGSVSVVANLLPRETAAITTAAAAGDLNAARAAHQKLFPIARALMRLDTNPVPIKTALALGGMMAEEFRLPLCTMDPAKRRELQTLVAPLLGTRQPA is encoded by the coding sequence ATGTTCAAGGGAACGTATGTCGCGCTGGTCACGCCGTTCGCCGATGGGGCGGTCGATTTTCGCGCGTTGGATGAGCTGGTCGATTACGTCATCGCCGGCGGTGTCAGCGGCCTGGTGCCATGCGGCACGACCGGCGAGTCGCCGACGCTTTCGGACGAGGAGCAGGCGCAGATCATTGCGGCTGTCGTGAAGCGGGCGCGCGGTCGCGTGCCGGTGCTGGCCGGCGCGGGAAGCAATTGCACCGAGCACGCCCTGGCCCTGGCGCAGGCGGCGATGAAGGCCGGCGCAACTGGTGTCATGATCGTGTCGCCCTATTACAACCGGCCCAGCCCGCGCGGGCTGTATCAGCATTTCAGCTACCTCGCCTCGGCTCTGGGCGCGCCGATGGTGCTGTACAATATTCCGGGGCGAACGGGCGTGGAGATTTCCATCGAGACCATCGCTCGGCTGCGCGCCGATCATTCCAACATCGTCGCGGTCAAGCACGCGACGGGTTCCATCGACGGCGCGAGCGAACTGGCCGCCGCCAGCGACATCGCCATCTTGAGCGGGGACGACACGCTGACCGCCTCCCTCATGGCGGTCGGCGCGGTCGGTTCGGTCAGCGTCGTTGCGAATCTCCTGCCGCGCGAGACGGCAGCCATCACGACCGCGGCCGCGGCAGGCGATCTCAACGCAGCCCGCGCCGCCCATCAGAAGCTGTTCCCCATTGCCCGCGCGCTGATGCGGCTGGACACCAATCCCGTGCCGATCAAGACGGCCCTCGCGCTGGGCGGCATGATGGCCGAAGAGTTCCGCCTGCCGCTCTGCACGATGGACCCGGCCAAACGCCGTGAGTTACAGACACTTGTCGCGCCGTTGCTCGGCACCCGGCAACCCGCGTGA